The Candidatus Thermoplasmatota archaeon genomic sequence CCTGATGGTATTTTAAATAAATTTCGTCGTTCGTAATCCCCATAATCTCTATTTTCCCTGTCTTGTGTGACATAACATATCTAAATCTCTTGCTATGCCCATTAAG encodes the following:
- a CDS encoding KamA family radical SAM protein; amino-acid sequence: LNGHSKRFRYVMSHKTGKIEIMGITNDEIYLKYHQAENAKNTGKFFKKKLNKTAVWLDDLQ